From a single Brassica oleracea var. oleracea cultivar TO1000 chromosome C5, BOL, whole genome shotgun sequence genomic region:
- the LOC106294381 gene encoding LOW QUALITY PROTEIN: NAC domain-containing protein 2 (The sequence of the model RefSeq protein was modified relative to this genomic sequence to represent the inferred CDS: deleted 3 bases in 3 codons), with protein sequence MISKDPRSSLPPGFRFHPTDEELILHYLRKKVSSLPVPLSVIADVDIYKSDPWDLPAKAPFGEKEWYFFSPRDRKYPNGARPNRAAASGYWKATGTDKLIVVPNVGVNEKIGIKKALVFYRGKPPKGVKTNWIMHEYRLAETLSPKRVDHSGSDSQFNNLGDRSLKSKEYSMRLDDWVLCRIYKKSHTSLSPPHVATGTSNQEHEENDKETFIVSETLLPNLENNQTLKRQKSSFSNLLDATDLTFLTNFLNETPENHTEQEFSFMFENFSNPNIYGNPYLDQNLPRLSPPSSETSFIGNKRERMDYAEKTTSTSKKMINNFSYNYNSIDHLNHSMVQQSSFYMNQEYLMSPPLPYKG encoded by the exons ATGATAAGCAAGGATCCAAGATCAAGTTTGCCACCAGGGTTTCGATTTCATCCAACTGATGAAGAACTCATTCTCCATTACCTAAGGAAGAAGGTTTCCTCTTTACCAGTCCCGCTTTCGGTCATCGCAGATGTCGATATCTATAAATCTGATCCATGGGATTTACCAG CTAAGGCTCCCTTTGGAGAGAAAGAATGGTATTTTTTCAGTCCGAGGGACAGGAAATATCCAAACGGAGCAAGACCAAACCGAGCAGCTGCGTCTGGATATTGGAAAGCCACCGGAACAGATAAATTAATTGTGGTACCAAACGTTGGAGTTAATGAAAAGATTGGTATAAAAAAAGCACTTGTGTTTTATAGAGGAAAGCCTCCAAAAGGTGTTAAAACCAATTGGATCATGCACGAATATCGACTTGCTGAAACCCTATCGCCCAAAAGAGTGGACCATTCTGGGAGCGATAGCCAATTCAATAATCTTGGAGATAGGAGTTTGAAATCTAAAGAATACTCTATGAGG CTAGATGATTGGGTTCTTTGCCGGATTTACAAGAAATCACACACTTCACTGTCACCACCACATGTTGCTACAGGTACAAGCAACCAAGAACATGAGGAAAATGACAAAGAGACATTCATAGTCAGCGAAACCCTCTTGCCAAATTTGGAAAACAATCAAACACTTAAACGCCAGAAGTCTTCTTTCTCGAACTTATTAGACGCTACAGATTTGACGTTCCTCACAAACTTTCTAAACGAAACTCCGGAAAATCATACTGAACAAGAGTTTTCTTTCATGTTTGAAAATTTCTCAAACCCTAACATCTACGGAAACCCTTATTTGGATCAAAACTTACCTCGGTTGAGC CCTCCTAGTTCTGAGACCAGCTTTATCGGAAACAAAAGAGAAAGAATGGATTATGCAGAAAAAACGACGAGCACTTCCAAGAAGATGATCAACAACTTTAGTTACAAT TATAATAGCATAGATCATTTGAATCATAGTATGGTTCAACAATCTAGTTTT TATATGAATCAGGAATACTTGATGAGTCCTCCTCTTCCATATAAAGGTTAG
- the LOC106294382 gene encoding NAC domain-containing protein 92 translates to MVEEVGAFVNQGGDNEVVDLPPGFRFHPTDEEIITHYLKEKVFNVQFTSAAIGQADLNKNEPWDLPKIAKMGEKEFYFFCQRDRKYPTGMRTNRATLSGYWKATGKDKEIFRGKACIVGMKKTLVFYRGRAPKGEKTNWVMHEYRLDGIYSYHNLPKSSRDEWVVCRVFHKNAPPLTITTTTTTNQLIRIESLDNIDHLLDVSSLPPLIDPGFLGQPGPSFSGAGQRQDLKHILHYPTTAAVDNTYLPEQIVNYPYHSVPNPGSGSGYGTGSGNNSNRMIKLERSLVSVSQETGLSSDVNTTATPETSSYLMMGSSVANAAMMDGNNTSYDDDLGIFWDDYKLI, encoded by the exons ATGGTGGAAGAAGTAGGTGCATTTGTGAACCAAGGAGGAGATAATGAGGTGGTGGATTTGCCTCCGGGGTTTCGGTTTCATCCAACTGATGAAGAGATCATAACTCACTACCTTAAAGAGAAAGTCTTCAACGTCCAGTTCACCTCGGCTGCAATTGGTCAAGCCGACCTTAACAAGAACGAGCCTTGGGATCTACCAA AAATTGCAAAGATGGGAGAGAAGGAGTTTTACTTTTTTTGCCAGCGGGATAGGAAGTACCCGACCGGCATGAGGACGAACCGTGCAACCCTGTCCGGTTACTGGAAGGCAACCGGGAAGGACAAGGAGATCTTTAGGGGCAAAGCTTGTATTGTTGGGATGAAGAAAACACTTGTGTTCTATAGAGGAAGAGCTCCGAAAGGTGAAAAGACCAATTGGGTTATGCATGAGTATCGTCTTGATGGCATATATTCTTATCACAATCTCCCTAAATCTTCAAGG GATGAATGGGTGGTGTGTAGGGTTTTCCACAAGAACGCTCCTCCTCTCACTATTACTACTACTACTACTACAAATCAACTCATAAGGATTGAATCTCTTGACAACATTGATCATCTCTTAGACGTCTCTTCTCTCCCTCCTCTCATCGATCCCGGTTTCTTGGGTCAACCCGGTCCAAGCTTCTCAGGTGCCGGCCAACGACAAGACCTCAAGCACATCCTCCATTACCCTACAACCGCGGCGGTCGACAACACTTACCTCCCTGAACAAATCGTCAATTACCCTTACCACTCGGTCCCAAATCCTGGATCTGGTTCGGGTTACGGGACTGGCTCGGGAAATAATAGTAACCGTATGATCAAGTTGGAGCGTTCTCTTGTGAGTGTGTCTCAAGAAACCGGTTTAAGTTCCGACGTGAACACAACCGCGACGCCAGAGACATCTTCGTATCTAATGATGGGGTCTTCGGTGGCCAATGCGGCAATGATGGATGGTA